From one Acidobacteriota bacterium genomic stretch:
- a CDS encoding type II toxin-antitoxin system RelE/ParE family toxin — protein MIRSFRDRETERLFQRTRSRRLPPELQRTALRKLIVLDAAESLEDLRIPPGNRLESLKGKRSGQHSIRINDQWRICFLWRTGDCFDVEIVDYH, from the coding sequence GTGATCCGGAGTTTCCGTGACCGGGAGACGGAACGCCTCTTTCAGAGGACCCGGTCCCGGCGGCTTCCTCCGGAACTCCAGAGAACCGCTCTTAGAAAGCTCATCGTGCTGGACGCCGCCGAATCCCTTGAAGACCTCAGAATTCCGCCCGGGAACCGTCTCGAGTCCTTGAAGGGCAAACGCTCCGGGCAGCACAGCATCCGCATCAATGATCAGTGGCGGATCTGCTTTCTCTGGCGTACCGGAGATTGCTTCGACGTCGAGATCGTCGACTATCACTAG
- a CDS encoding HigA family addiction module antidote protein has protein sequence MPSSRLSAVHPGEVLLAEFLEPFGLSQYRLAKETRVPPRRINEIVLGKRGITADTALRLARFFGTSERFWLNLQVRYDLEVERDHLGNRLKREVSVLKKAG, from the coding sequence ATGCCTTCATCCAGATTGTCCGCCGTTCATCCCGGAGAAGTCCTGCTGGCGGAGTTCCTGGAGCCCTTCGGCTTGTCTCAATACCGGCTCGCGAAGGAGACACGGGTGCCGCCCCGCCGGATCAACGAAATCGTCCTTGGAAAGAGAGGAATCACTGCGGATACGGCCCTCCGGCTTGCCCGCTTCTTTGGAACGTCGGAACGCTTCTGGCTGAACCTGCAGGTGCGCTACGACCTCGAGGTGGAGCGAGACCACCTGGGGAATCGATTGAAGCGAGAAGTTTCCGTCCTGAAGAAGGCGGGCTGA
- a CDS encoding type IIA DNA topoisomerase subunit B: MATTYTARDITVLEGLDPVRKRPGMYIGGVDTRGLHHLVNEIVDNAIDEVINGYATRLDVTLFSDGKEIEVTDNGRGIPVDIHPKYKKSALELILTTLHAGGKFEHGNYLHSGGLHGVGSSVVCALSSEMTVTVKRDGHTWQQTYAKGKATSKVAKISGGEKVRGSGTTVRFRPDTEIFGKLAFDAAEIRERLEAKTYLHRGLRVVFTDETQRPPVREELAHEGGLADWLTHVVAQRGKAATHAGAFLLERPEDPRLELALVWTEATDEHVRSFVNGVSTPSGGTHENGLRSGITKAVRNYVETHELLPKGVTVTAEDIREGIVVLLSAYVLEPQFQGQTKDRLNNPEMAAAVDGAVRPALEKWLNENPTIAEQIVGRIVLAARAREASRAAQQVARKTAVSHRLNLPGKLADCSSTDPGSSELFIVEGDSAGGSAKQGRDRRTQAILPLRGKVLNAEQANAAKVTGNRELSDIVSALGCGVGADFDIEKLRYGKIFLLMDADADGHHISTLLLTFFWRHLPKLVERGHVYLAQPPLYRIDAARETHWALDERERDAILAKLPKNVKPEIMRFKGLGEMMPEQLKATTLDPQRRRALKVTVPSVLEAEKALGELMGKDASLRYKFIMERAREADDLDV, from the coding sequence ATGGCCACCACATACACCGCCCGCGACATCACCGTCCTCGAAGGCCTCGACCCGGTTCGCAAGCGCCCTGGCATGTACATCGGGGGCGTCGACACGCGGGGCCTCCACCACCTCGTCAACGAGATCGTCGACAACGCGATCGACGAGGTCATCAACGGCTACGCGACCCGGCTCGACGTGACGCTCTTTTCCGACGGCAAGGAGATCGAGGTCACGGACAACGGGCGGGGCATCCCGGTGGACATCCACCCGAAGTACAAGAAGAGCGCCCTCGAGCTGATCCTCACGACGCTCCACGCGGGCGGCAAGTTCGAGCACGGGAACTACCTGCACTCGGGCGGCCTGCACGGCGTCGGCTCGTCGGTCGTCTGCGCGCTCTCGTCGGAGATGACCGTCACGGTGAAGCGCGACGGACACACGTGGCAGCAAACGTACGCGAAGGGCAAGGCGACCTCGAAGGTCGCGAAGATCTCGGGCGGCGAGAAGGTGCGCGGTTCGGGCACGACGGTGCGCTTCCGGCCTGACACCGAAATCTTCGGAAAGCTCGCGTTCGACGCGGCGGAGATCCGCGAGCGCCTCGAGGCCAAGACGTACCTGCATCGCGGCCTCCGCGTCGTCTTCACGGACGAGACGCAGAGGCCTCCGGTGCGCGAAGAGCTCGCGCACGAGGGCGGGCTCGCGGACTGGCTGACGCACGTCGTGGCGCAGCGCGGCAAGGCCGCCACGCACGCGGGCGCGTTCCTCCTCGAGCGGCCGGAAGACCCGCGCCTCGAGCTCGCGCTCGTCTGGACCGAGGCGACGGACGAGCACGTCCGGTCGTTCGTGAACGGCGTCTCGACGCCGTCCGGGGGCACGCACGAGAACGGGCTCAGATCCGGCATCACGAAGGCCGTCCGCAACTACGTCGAGACGCACGAGCTCCTGCCGAAGGGCGTCACCGTGACGGCCGAGGACATCCGCGAAGGCATCGTCGTGCTGCTCTCGGCCTACGTTCTCGAGCCCCAGTTCCAGGGCCAGACGAAGGACCGCCTCAACAACCCCGAGATGGCCGCGGCCGTGGACGGCGCCGTGCGCCCCGCGCTCGAGAAGTGGCTGAACGAAAACCCGACGATCGCCGAGCAGATCGTCGGACGCATCGTCCTCGCGGCGCGGGCGCGCGAGGCGAGCCGGGCCGCTCAACAGGTCGCGCGCAAGACGGCCGTCTCGCACCGGCTCAACCTGCCGGGAAAGCTCGCGGACTGCTCCTCGACGGATCCCGGATCGTCCGAGCTCTTCATCGTCGAGGGCGACTCGGCCGGCGGCTCGGCCAAGCAGGGCCGCGACCGGCGCACGCAGGCGATCCTGCCGCTGCGCGGCAAGGTCCTGAACGCCGAGCAGGCGAACGCCGCGAAGGTGACGGGCAACCGCGAGCTGTCGGACATCGTCTCGGCGCTCGGCTGCGGCGTCGGCGCGGACTTCGACATCGAGAAGCTGCGCTACGGAAAGATCTTCCTGCTCATGGACGCCGACGCGGACGGCCACCACATCTCGACGCTGCTCCTGACGTTTTTCTGGCGGCACCTGCCGAAGCTCGTCGAGCGCGGGCACGTCTACCTCGCGCAACCGCCGCTCTACCGCATCGACGCGGCGCGGGAGACGCACTGGGCGCTCGACGAGCGCGAGCGCGACGCGATCCTCGCAAAGCTCCCGAAGAACGTGAAACCCGAGATCATGCGCTTCAAGGGCCTCGGCGAGATGATGCCCGAGCAGCTCAAGGCGACGACGCTCGACCCGCAGCGGCGGCGCGCGCTCAAGGTCACCGTGCCGAGCGTCCTCGAGGCCGAGAAGGCGCTCGGCGAGCTCATGGGCAAAGACGCCTCGCTGCGCTACAAGTTCATCATGGAGCGCGCGCGGGAAGCCGACGACCTCGACGTCTGA
- a CDS encoding (4Fe-4S)-binding protein: MKDPVQHYEKGGLTVTFDPRVCTHSGVCVQGLYDVFDVSKRPWVNLDGAPAEQVVEQVKRCPSGALHFGLEAKKG, encoded by the coding sequence ATGAAGGATCCGGTTCAGCATTACGAAAAAGGCGGCCTCACGGTCACGTTCGACCCCCGTGTCTGCACGCACTCGGGGGTCTGCGTCCAGGGCCTCTACGACGTCTTCGACGTGAGCAAGCGGCCGTGGGTGAACCTCGACGGGGCGCCCGCGGAGCAGGTCGTCGAGCAGGTGAAGCGCTGCCCCTCGGGCGCGCTGCACTTCGGGCTCGAAGCTAAGAAGGGCTGA
- a CDS encoding Crp/Fnr family transcriptional regulator, with protein sequence MSSALPHFDAVPLLQCLKPEERRLLAPVCRAVAYEKGEEVFREGAPAEDLCFVVLGRVKVVKAGPDRDVILGLFGPGEPVGAVAVFEGKRFPASAVALEPSTVLRVPERAFFAAIDEHPEMTRSLLQGLMVRQFEITRRLADASAPVERRIARLLLTLGGRMGRAEGGQISIPLALSRLEIAELTGTTVETAIRVMSRWGKENLVATTPDGFVVHDEPALRQIAYAEAG encoded by the coding sequence GTGTCTTCCGCCCTCCCCCACTTCGACGCGGTGCCCCTCCTCCAGTGCCTCAAGCCGGAGGAGCGGCGGCTGCTCGCGCCCGTCTGCCGCGCGGTCGCCTACGAGAAGGGCGAGGAGGTCTTCCGCGAGGGCGCGCCCGCCGAGGACCTCTGCTTCGTCGTCCTCGGCCGCGTGAAGGTCGTCAAGGCCGGGCCCGACCGCGACGTCATCCTCGGCCTCTTCGGCCCGGGCGAGCCGGTCGGCGCCGTCGCGGTCTTCGAGGGCAAGCGCTTCCCCGCATCGGCCGTCGCGCTCGAGCCGTCCACCGTCCTGCGCGTCCCCGAGCGGGCCTTCTTTGCGGCGATCGACGAGCATCCCGAGATGACGCGCAGCCTCCTGCAGGGGCTCATGGTGCGGCAGTTCGAGATCACGCGCCGCCTCGCGGACGCCTCGGCTCCGGTCGAGCGCCGCATCGCGCGCCTCCTCCTGACGCTCGGGGGACGCATGGGCCGCGCCGAAGGAGGGCAGATCTCGATTCCGCTCGCGCTCTCGCGCCTGGAGATCGCCGAGCTGACCGGGACGACCGTCGAGACGGCGATCCGCGTCATGAGCCGCTGGGGCAAGGAGAACCTCGTCGCGACGACGCCCGACGGCTTCGTCGTGCACGACGAGCCGGCGCTCCGGCAGATCGCGTACGCCGAGGCGGGCTGA
- the creD gene encoding cell envelope integrity protein CreD, translated as MRDSWLGRAVVVVLLLAFLLVPLHMIESLVAEREARRRAAVAEIGSTWGGPQTLLGPVLVLPHRVVRKESVATAHAAFLPERLKIDGALVPERRRRGIFEAVVFTGTLEVSGTLPVSDVRALGLDPDNVAFTEAFLSVAVSDTRGIREEPVLLFDGARVAFRPGPGAAGLGPAGLHAPLPAFDPGKPHTFSFTLRLQGTESLSVAPLGASTEASLASPWPSPSFTGSFLPETRRTGPDGFTATWRVSSFGRAYPQSWKACPPSDAIARSLFGARLFLPADAYQQTTRALKYAVLFVGLTFLAFALFEVLGGVRLHPLQYLLAGFALALFYLLLLSLAEHAGFGPAYLAAAAATTLLIAGWGAFVLAAAARAALLGAGLATLYGYLYVLLRLEDWALVLGAAALFAILAGVMFGTRRVDWWTLGSAPPRRFSPPPAPPARA; from the coding sequence ATGAGAGATTCGTGGCTCGGCCGCGCCGTCGTCGTCGTCCTCCTCCTCGCCTTCCTCCTCGTCCCGCTGCACATGATCGAGAGCCTCGTCGCCGAGCGCGAGGCGCGCCGCCGTGCCGCCGTCGCGGAGATCGGGTCGACGTGGGGAGGCCCCCAGACGCTCCTCGGCCCGGTTCTCGTGCTTCCCCATAGAGTGGTCCGCAAGGAGAGCGTCGCGACCGCCCATGCCGCGTTCCTGCCGGAGCGCCTGAAGATCGACGGGGCGCTCGTGCCCGAGCGTCGCCGCCGCGGGATCTTCGAGGCCGTCGTCTTCACCGGGACGCTTGAAGTCAGCGGCACGCTCCCGGTGTCCGACGTGCGCGCGCTCGGCCTCGACCCGGACAACGTGGCGTTCACCGAGGCGTTCCTGTCCGTCGCGGTCTCGGATACGCGCGGCATCCGCGAGGAGCCCGTCCTGCTGTTCGACGGCGCGCGTGTCGCGTTCCGGCCCGGCCCCGGCGCCGCCGGCCTCGGACCGGCCGGCCTCCACGCGCCGCTTCCGGCCTTCGACCCGGGCAAGCCGCACACGTTCTCGTTCACGCTCCGCCTGCAGGGCACGGAATCCCTTTCCGTCGCGCCCCTCGGCGCTTCGACCGAAGCGTCGCTCGCGTCGCCGTGGCCGTCGCCGAGCTTCACGGGCTCGTTCCTCCCCGAAACCCGCCGCACCGGCCCGGACGGATTCACCGCGACCTGGCGCGTCTCGTCGTTCGGCCGGGCCTACCCGCAGAGCTGGAAGGCCTGCCCGCCTTCCGACGCGATCGCGCGCTCCCTCTTCGGCGCGCGGCTCTTCCTCCCGGCCGACGCGTACCAGCAGACGACGCGCGCGCTGAAGTACGCCGTCCTCTTCGTCGGCCTCACGTTCCTCGCGTTCGCGCTGTTCGAGGTCCTCGGAGGCGTGCGCCTGCACCCGCTGCAGTACCTCCTCGCCGGATTCGCGCTCGCGCTCTTCTACCTGCTGCTCCTCTCGCTCGCCGAGCACGCGGGCTTCGGCCCTGCGTACCTCGCCGCGGCCGCGGCGACGACGCTCCTGATCGCGGGTTGGGGCGCGTTCGTCCTCGCGGCCGCGGCGCGCGCGGCTCTCCTCGGCGCGGGGCTCGCGACGCTCTACGGATACCTCTACGTCCTGCTCCGCCTGGAGGACTGGGCGCTCGTACTCGGCGCGGCCGCCCTCTTCGCAATCCTCGCGGGCGTCATGTTCGGCACGCGGCGGGTGGACTGGTGGACTCTGGGCTCGGCGCCGCCCCGCCGCTTCTCCCCGCCTCCGGCCCCTCCGGCGCGCGCGTGA
- a CDS encoding Rieske 2Fe-2S domain-containing protein, whose translation MSGGVDRRALLLSLGGGALTAALAGCSKKPALKPTQALIPLSEIPKTGRHKVLVAGKPVELQRTAQGVVARSLMCSHFGCIVAWHEEQQAYLCPCHDGVYDANGAVVAGPPPTGLANVPVVVHGNDLIVGA comes from the coding sequence GTGAGCGGCGGCGTCGACCGACGCGCCCTCCTCCTCTCGCTCGGCGGCGGCGCGCTGACGGCCGCTCTCGCCGGCTGCTCGAAAAAGCCGGCGCTCAAGCCGACGCAGGCGCTGATCCCGCTTTCCGAGATCCCGAAGACGGGCCGCCACAAGGTCCTCGTCGCCGGCAAGCCCGTCGAGCTCCAGCGCACCGCGCAGGGCGTCGTCGCACGCTCTCTCATGTGCTCGCACTTCGGCTGCATCGTCGCCTGGCACGAGGAGCAGCAGGCCTATCTGTGTCCCTGCCACGACGGCGTCTACGACGCGAACGGCGCCGTCGTCGCGGGCCCGCCGCCGACGGGTCTCGCGAACGTCCCCGTCGTCGTCCACGGAAACGACCTCATCGTGGGGGCGTGA
- the hypB gene encoding hydrogenase nickel incorporation protein HypB gives MTEIDVKQKVLAANAAAAAGLRETFARTGTLVVNLISSPGSGKTTLLEKTVAALKGSLSLGGLEGDIATERDAERLRKMGIPARQILTGGSCHLDARQVERALADEGGRLSNLDILFIENVGNLICPTGYDLGEDFKIVLLSVTEGEDKPFKYPAIFSKAAVTVVTKIDLLPYVPFDLVAVREQVATLAPDGRLVEVSATSGAGMDAWLSLLTDALAKKRAEIPAAGVAS, from the coding sequence GGTGCTGGCGGCAAACGCCGCGGCGGCGGCCGGGCTGCGCGAGACCTTCGCACGCACGGGGACGCTCGTCGTGAACCTCATCTCCTCGCCGGGCTCCGGCAAGACGACGCTCCTCGAGAAGACGGTCGCCGCGCTGAAGGGCTCGCTCTCCCTCGGCGGCCTCGAAGGCGACATCGCGACCGAGCGCGACGCCGAGCGCCTCAGGAAGATGGGCATCCCGGCGCGGCAGATCCTCACGGGCGGCTCCTGCCACCTCGACGCCCGCCAGGTCGAGCGCGCGCTCGCCGACGAGGGTGGCCGCCTCTCGAACCTCGACATCCTCTTCATCGAGAACGTCGGGAACCTCATCTGCCCCACCGGCTACGACCTCGGCGAGGACTTCAAGATCGTCCTCCTGTCCGTGACGGAGGGCGAGGACAAGCCGTTCAAGTACCCCGCGATCTTCTCGAAGGCGGCCGTCACGGTCGTCACGAAGATCGACCTCCTCCCGTACGTCCCGTTCGACCTCGTGGCCGTTCGCGAGCAGGTCGCGACGCTCGCGCCCGACGGCCGTCTCGTCGAGGTGTCGGCCACGAGCGGCGCGGGGATGGACGCATGGCTGTCGCTCCTGACGGATGCGCTCGCGAAGAAGCGCGCGGAGATTCCTGCGGCCGGGGTCGCCTCGTGA